The Formosa sp. Hel1_33_131 genome window below encodes:
- the rplV gene encoding 50S ribosomal protein L22: protein MGSRKKQMADAIKAGKKQIAFAKLNNCPTSPRKMRLVADLVRGEKVEKALNVLRFSSKEASRRLEKLVLSAVANWQSKNEDANIEDADLFVKEITVDGGSMLKRLRPAPQGRAHRIRKRSNHVTVVLGAKNNTQSN from the coding sequence ATGGGAAGTCGTAAAAAACAAATGGCAGACGCTATTAAAGCTGGAAAAAAGCAAATCGCTTTTGCAAAGCTTAATAACTGTCCTACGTCACCAAGAAAAATGCGCTTAGTAGCTGATTTAGTAAGAGGCGAAAAGGTAGAAAAGGCACTTAACGTTTTGAGATTTAGTTCAAAAGAAGCATCACGTCGTTTAGAAAAATTAGTTCTATCGGCTGTCGCTAACTGGCAATCTAAAAACGAAGATGCAAACATTGAAGATGCGGATCTTTTTGTAAAAGAAATCACAGTAGATGGAGGTTCCATGTTAAAGAGACTTCGTCCAGCACCTCAAGGTCGTGCACACAGAATTAGAAAAAGATCCAATCACGTTACAGTCGTACTTGGAGCTAAAAATAACACACAAAGCAATTAA
- the rplB gene encoding 50S ribosomal protein L2, protein MSVRKLKPITPGQRFRVVNGYDAITTDKPEKSLLAPKKRSGGRNSQGKMTMRYIGGGHKKRYRIIDFKREKAGIPAEVKSIEYDPNRTAFIALLNYQDGEKRYIIAQNGLQVGQKLVSGVDVVPEVGNSMPLSQIPLGTIISCIELRPGQGAVMARSAGAFAQLMARDGKFATVKLPSGETRLLLLGCNATIGVVSNSDHQLLVSGKAGRSRWLGRRPRTRPVVMNPVDHPMGGGEGKSSGGHPRSRNGIPAKGFRTRSKTKASNKYIIERRKK, encoded by the coding sequence ATGTCAGTAAGAAAATTAAAACCAATCACCCCAGGACAGCGATTTAGAGTAGTAAACGGCTATGATGCCATTACTACTGATAAGCCGGAGAAGAGTTTATTAGCTCCGAAAAAACGTTCAGGTGGTAGAAACAGTCAAGGAAAAATGACCATGCGCTATATCGGTGGAGGTCATAAGAAAAGATATCGTATCATCGATTTCAAAAGAGAAAAAGCTGGGATTCCAGCCGAAGTGAAATCTATTGAATACGATCCAAACAGAACTGCATTTATTGCGCTTCTGAATTACCAAGATGGTGAAAAACGCTATATCATTGCACAAAACGGTCTTCAAGTAGGTCAAAAGTTGGTGTCAGGTGTAGATGTTGTTCCAGAGGTTGGGAATTCAATGCCTTTAAGTCAAATTCCATTAGGAACCATCATCTCTTGTATCGAACTACGTCCGGGACAAGGAGCTGTTATGGCACGTAGTGCTGGTGCATTTGCACAATTAATGGCAAGAGACGGTAAATTTGCTACGGTAAAATTACCATCTGGTGAAACGCGTTTACTATTGCTAGGATGTAACGCCACTATCGGAGTTGTATCTAACTCGGATCACCAATTATTGGTGTCAGGTAAAGCAGGTAGAAGCCGTTGGTTAGGAAGACGTCCAAGAACAAGACCAGTTGTTATGAATCCAGTCGATCACCCAATGGGTGGTGGTGAAGGAAAATCATCAGGTGGACATCCACGTTCAAGAAACGGTATTCCTGCTAAAGGATTTAGAACCCGTTCTAAGACCAAAGCAAGTAATAAGTATATTATAGAACGTAGAAAGAAATAA
- the fusA gene encoding elongation factor G, whose product MARDLRFTRNIGIAAHIDAGKTTTTERILYYTGVSHKIGEVHDGAATMDWMEQEQERGITITSAATTCEWEFPTENGKPTEDAKDYHFNIIDTPGHVDFTVEVNRSLRVLDGLVFLFSAVDGVEPQSETNWRLADNYKVPRIGFVNKMDRQGSDFMMVCSQVKEMLGSNAVPIVLNIGDEEDFKGIVDLVKNRAIIWHEEGMGATFDVVDIPDDLKEEAKILRAKLIEEVASYDEDLLEKFMEDEDSITEEEVHNALRAAVMDMAIIPMICGSAFKNKGVQFLLDAVCRYLPAPTDKEGIVGMNPDTELEEIRKPDVKEPFAALAFKIATDPFVGRLAFFRVYSGRLDAGSYVLNNRSGKKERISRIYQMHANKQNAIDYIEAGDIGAAVGFKSIKTGDTLSAEKHPIVLESMDFPDPVIGIAVEPKTKADVDKLGIGLGKLAEEDPTFTVRSDEASGQTIISGMGELHLDVIVDRLRREFKVEVNQGQPQVEFKEAITQSANHREVYKKQSGGRGKFADIVFTIEPADEGVVGLQFVSAIKGGNVPKEFIPSIEKGFKMAMVNGPLAGYEVDAVKVTLKDGSYHDVDSDQLSFELAAKLGFKNSAKAAKAVIMEPIMKLEVITPEENMGDIVGDLNRRRGQVSDMGDRAGAKTVKATVPLSEMFGYVTTLRTLSSGRATSTMEFSHYAETPSNISEEVIKEAKGIQS is encoded by the coding sequence ATGGCAAGAGATTTAAGATTCACAAGAAATATTGGGATTGCTGCGCACATTGATGCAGGAAAAACCACTACAACGGAGCGTATTCTTTATTATACAGGAGTTTCTCACAAAATTGGTGAAGTACATGATGGTGCTGCAACAATGGACTGGATGGAACAAGAGCAAGAACGTGGTATTACTATTACGTCTGCTGCAACCACCTGTGAATGGGAATTCCCTACAGAAAATGGCAAGCCTACGGAAGATGCGAAGGACTACCATTTTAATATTATTGATACTCCAGGCCACGTTGATTTTACTGTTGAAGTAAATCGATCTTTACGTGTGCTTGATGGTTTAGTATTCTTGTTTAGTGCAGTTGATGGTGTTGAGCCTCAATCTGAAACAAACTGGAGACTGGCCGACAACTATAAAGTGCCAAGAATTGGTTTCGTCAATAAAATGGACCGTCAAGGATCTGATTTTATGATGGTTTGTAGCCAAGTAAAAGAAATGTTAGGCTCTAATGCAGTGCCTATTGTTTTGAATATTGGTGATGAAGAAGATTTTAAAGGTATTGTAGATTTAGTTAAGAACCGTGCTATTATCTGGCATGAAGAAGGAATGGGAGCAACTTTTGATGTTGTTGATATTCCTGATGATCTTAAAGAAGAAGCAAAAATCCTTCGTGCGAAGCTAATTGAAGAAGTAGCAAGTTACGATGAAGATCTTTTAGAGAAATTCATGGAAGATGAAGATTCTATTACAGAAGAAGAAGTGCACAATGCATTGAGAGCTGCTGTTATGGACATGGCCATCATTCCTATGATCTGTGGTTCCGCATTTAAAAATAAAGGAGTTCAGTTTCTTTTAGATGCTGTATGTCGTTATTTACCTGCTCCAACAGACAAAGAAGGTATTGTGGGTATGAATCCAGATACTGAATTAGAAGAAATACGCAAGCCAGATGTAAAAGAGCCGTTTGCGGCACTAGCATTTAAAATTGCAACCGATCCTTTCGTAGGACGTTTAGCTTTTTTCCGTGTTTATTCTGGTCGTTTAGATGCAGGGTCGTATGTGTTAAATAACCGTTCTGGTAAAAAAGAACGTATTTCACGTATCTACCAAATGCATGCAAACAAGCAAAATGCAATTGACTATATCGAAGCTGGAGATATTGGAGCTGCTGTTGGATTTAAATCCATCAAAACAGGAGATACATTATCAGCTGAAAAACATCCTATTGTTTTAGAATCTATGGACTTCCCGGATCCCGTAATTGGTATCGCAGTGGAACCAAAGACCAAAGCAGATGTTGATAAACTAGGTATCGGTCTTGGTAAATTAGCTGAAGAAGATCCAACGTTTACAGTTCGTTCTGACGAAGCTTCAGGGCAAACGATTATTTCAGGAATGGGTGAATTGCACTTAGATGTCATTGTAGATCGTTTACGTCGTGAATTTAAAGTAGAAGTAAATCAAGGTCAACCACAAGTTGAATTTAAAGAAGCAATTACACAATCGGCTAATCACAGAGAAGTTTACAAGAAACAATCTGGTGGTCGTGGAAAATTTGCGGACATCGTATTTACAATTGAGCCAGCAGACGAAGGTGTTGTAGGACTTCAGTTTGTATCTGCGATCAAGGGTGGAAATGTACCTAAAGAATTTATTCCTTCTATTGAAAAAGGATTCAAAATGGCAATGGTCAATGGGCCGCTTGCTGGTTACGAAGTGGATGCTGTAAAAGTGACTTTAAAAGATGGATCTTACCACGATGTGGATTCGGATCAACTCTCTTTTGAATTAGCCGCGAAGCTTGGATTTAAAAATTCAGCCAAAGCAGCCAAAGCAGTGATCATGGAACCAATCATGAAATTAGAAGTTATTACTCCTGAGGAAAATATGGGAGATATTGTAGGAGACCTTAACCGTCGTCGTGGACAAGTAAGTGACATGGGCGATAGAGCAGGAGCAAAAACTGTAAAAGCTACAGTGCCTCTTTCAGAAATGTTTGGTTATGTAACCACCTTAAGAACGCTATCATCTGGTCGTGCAACTTCCACTATGGAATTTTCACACTATGCTGAAACACCTTCAAACATCTCAGAAGAAGTTATTAAAGAAGCTAAAGGAATCCAATCTTAA
- the rpsJ gene encoding 30S ribosomal protein S10: MSQKIRIKLKSYDHNLVDKSADKIVKTVKSTGAIVTGPIPLPTHKKLFTVLRSPHVNKKSREQFQLSSYKRLLDIYSSSSKTIDALMKLELPSGVEVEIKV; this comes from the coding sequence ATGAGTCAAAAAATCAGAATAAAATTAAAGTCTTACGATCATAACTTAGTAGACAAGTCTGCTGATAAGATTGTAAAAACCGTAAAAAGTACAGGTGCTATCGTAACGGGTCCAATCCCATTACCAACCCACAAAAAACTTTTCACTGTATTACGTTCTCCACACGTTAACAAAAAATCGAGAGAACAATTTCAATTAAGCTCTTACAAAAGACTACTAGATATTTATAGTTCTTCATCCAAAACAATTGATGCTTTGATGAAACTTGAATTACCGAGTGGTGTAGAAGTAGAAATTAAAGTATAA
- a CDS encoding glycoside hydrolase family 18 protein gives MKHFTLCVILLLSVTSITSFQNNDNTPSSADFLNYQTTGPKHSKIVIGYFAQWAIYARDFNVIDVEADKLTHVLYAFYNPVYDTSNDSASIQSLDPWADTGHDENNLLSNAAVKGNIGELKILKERNPHLKILISVGGWTKSQHFPEIAASQNARTTFAQSMVDFMTLYPWIDGFDLDWEFPITGGTEGQEKVNGLVIPAQPHTTNDHKNLVFLLKDIRAAFDSNGMQAKELSIAMGNNVTNAASQFIGPNNQAANNMTTNIMDYCNFVTCFGYDFGGNWYDKTCFNAPLFGGDNVNDPLHNPSGRNQVLDELIKLYLIEVGIPANKFVMGVPFYGKIFEGVAATGVDPNNPGLYESECPKNNESSV, from the coding sequence ATGAAACATTTTACCTTATGTGTTATTTTGTTGCTTTCAGTAACGAGTATAACTTCTTTTCAGAACAATGACAACACCCCTTCTTCAGCCGATTTTTTAAATTATCAAACAACAGGTCCAAAACACTCCAAAATAGTGATTGGCTACTTTGCTCAATGGGCCATTTATGCGCGTGATTTTAATGTTATAGATGTAGAAGCTGATAAACTTACGCATGTACTATATGCTTTTTACAATCCAGTTTATGACACTTCCAACGATTCAGCTTCTATACAAAGTTTAGATCCTTGGGCGGATACTGGGCATGATGAAAATAACTTGCTTTCAAATGCTGCTGTAAAAGGAAATATTGGAGAGTTAAAAATATTAAAAGAGAGGAATCCGCATTTAAAAATTCTAATTTCTGTAGGGGGGTGGACAAAGTCTCAACATTTTCCTGAAATAGCGGCGAGCCAAAATGCAAGAACAACTTTCGCACAAAGCATGGTTGATTTCATGACTTTGTATCCTTGGATTGATGGTTTTGATCTTGATTGGGAATTCCCAATTACGGGAGGTACCGAAGGCCAAGAAAAAGTTAATGGTTTAGTAATTCCTGCACAACCACACACAACCAATGACCATAAAAACCTTGTTTTCCTATTGAAAGATATAAGAGCTGCTTTTGACTCGAACGGTATGCAAGCCAAAGAGCTTTCTATTGCGATGGGGAACAATGTAACAAATGCTGCAAGTCAGTTTATAGGGCCTAATAATCAAGCAGCAAACAACATGACAACCAACATCATGGATTACTGTAATTTCGTTACTTGTTTTGGCTATGACTTTGGAGGGAATTGGTATGATAAAACATGTTTTAATGCGCCATTGTTTGGGGGCGATAATGTAAATGATCCCTTACACAATCCATCTGGAAGAAATCAAGTATTAGATGAATTAATAAAGCTATACCTAATAGAAGTTGGCATCCCAGCCAATAAGTTTGTCATGGGAGTTCCGTTTTATGGAAAAATATTTGAAGGTGTTGCGGCAACTGGAGTAGATCCCAATAATCCTGGGCTCTACGAAAGTGAGTGCCCCAAGAACAACGAATCCAGCGTGTAG
- a CDS encoding glycosyl hydrolase family 18 protein: MSAPRTTNPACSLPEPPVGTWDDIANYNCETTGAIDFCDLFQGRATNPHHFLDPTNPLAVSTAAAIAGWERRWHVDALVPYLYNPTQQKFISYEDTQSIDLKVKYALSQNLGGVMIWELSQDARNSTNGLLDTVESTLVNSEFSITLNFKNPTAVPIQGIRVELRDVGGTVLESQTTAANGQVIFNNKTGFLAYTINYSYNSYAFLPSDVSYALLEFDGDKTINVIGSDQTSMIQGSVKENGQLLANVDVVLNNSSNVELERLTSADGNFNLSSVIDNLDYSLTAEKDFYSFTALTYTNFNSDQTNQEIVATRNSHTISGIVTSANTGMSGVSLQLTGNSQTYNSMTDSSGNYTFNNVPAGYDYVVTPSLNNIVFKPTSISFSMLNANGIANFEENKGLIYGTVKNGITPVAGAKLNLILPWTDSTHGYKQIPKTANANGEYFFTETELDGYNIINSLKLNDYDNNNTVFYPISVANIAITTMAQEYNFNAQLVKPEVTINAPNQATLANAYGTNVNLEAMVGLSFDDGSTTINSVTFQIDNTTIANTNNQNIYSANWAPQDSDYNASHTLKVTAQSSNNETATETFQFTLNCTGTNCPNVLPTIVWDTPVNTNISQNSGFQPIAIQTTVTDTDGTIASVSITIDGTTTSMSSGANNTFTYSFTPTNHQAYPLTITATDNDGGAVSLVKTLNIIDSPFVPLPSGNIILGYAHSWENTAAPFLYFRDMLTSKYNVVMYSFIETVGQNGYTPQLTINSPRYLTNGVYDKQLLKDDINSLRSQGIPVIVSIGGQNGHVELSTVAQKNEFVQGLKDIIDEYGFDGIDLDFEGGSMDFGAGALTDFSYTGISAFPKLKNVVDAFKELKAHYGANLILTCAPETFYVQVGGSTYTNTAGAFLPVIHNLRSELDLVMVQLYNTGSVTALDGQAYSQATPDFLTSMSDMLITGFNVASTGFNFPGLPASKIMVGIPACPAAAPAGGYLQPSETIKALGYLRFGTTFSGRSYTLQNGPHPGLRGVMTWSVNWDAAANCASAYEFSTDYFNYFSSTFSVDDQVKSEVPKVYPNPLEHSITIKSPHKINEINIFDIKGNRLYHKLNPDTSSIDLSAFESTLYIMELKTESGIFYKKILKK, encoded by the coding sequence GTGAGTGCCCCAAGAACAACGAATCCAGCGTGTAGTTTGCCGGAGCCTCCAGTAGGAACTTGGGATGATATTGCTAATTATAATTGTGAAACAACGGGAGCTATCGATTTTTGTGATTTATTTCAAGGAAGAGCAACGAATCCACATCATTTTCTAGACCCAACAAATCCACTTGCAGTTTCAACTGCTGCCGCTATAGCTGGTTGGGAACGACGTTGGCATGTTGATGCTCTTGTTCCTTACCTTTATAACCCCACTCAACAAAAGTTTATCAGCTATGAAGATACTCAATCCATAGATTTAAAAGTTAAGTATGCATTGTCACAAAACTTGGGGGGTGTTATGATATGGGAGCTTTCTCAAGATGCTCGAAACTCTACCAACGGTCTTTTAGATACTGTAGAATCTACCCTCGTAAACTCAGAATTCAGCATTACATTGAATTTTAAGAATCCAACCGCTGTGCCTATACAAGGAATTAGAGTAGAATTACGAGATGTCGGTGGTACAGTATTAGAATCTCAAACTACAGCTGCAAATGGCCAAGTAATTTTTAACAACAAAACAGGCTTTTTAGCTTACACTATAAATTATTCTTATAATAGCTATGCTTTTTTACCTAGTGATGTGAGTTATGCCCTTTTAGAGTTTGACGGGGATAAAACTATAAATGTTATAGGTTCAGATCAAACGTCTATGATACAAGGAAGTGTTAAGGAAAATGGACAGCTACTAGCCAATGTTGATGTTGTCTTAAATAATAGTAGTAATGTCGAATTAGAACGCCTTACTTCAGCCGATGGGAATTTTAATTTGAGTTCTGTAATAGACAACCTCGACTATTCTCTAACTGCAGAAAAAGATTTTTATTCCTTTACTGCGTTGACATATACCAACTTTAACTCTGACCAGACAAATCAAGAAATAGTAGCTACACGAAATTCTCATACAATTTCAGGAATTGTAACCTCCGCAAATACAGGGATGTCAGGGGTGAGCTTACAGCTCACAGGAAACAGTCAAACTTATAATTCTATGACGGATTCTAGTGGAAATTATACTTTTAACAATGTTCCAGCAGGATATGATTATGTAGTGACGCCTAGCTTAAACAACATCGTATTTAAACCTACAAGCATCAGCTTTAGTATGCTAAATGCAAATGGCATTGCCAATTTTGAGGAAAATAAAGGCCTCATATATGGTACGGTAAAAAACGGGATAACCCCGGTAGCTGGTGCCAAGTTGAATTTAATATTACCATGGACCGACAGTACTCATGGCTATAAACAAATACCTAAAACTGCAAATGCTAATGGAGAGTATTTCTTTACCGAAACGGAGTTAGATGGTTATAATATTATTAATTCATTAAAATTAAATGATTATGATAATAATAATACGGTTTTCTACCCTATAAGTGTAGCGAACATAGCAATTACCACAATGGCCCAAGAATATAATTTCAATGCGCAACTTGTAAAGCCAGAGGTCACTATAAATGCGCCCAATCAAGCTACTTTAGCGAATGCTTATGGAACCAATGTAAACTTAGAAGCTATGGTGGGCTTAAGTTTTGACGATGGCTCTACAACAATAAACAGCGTTACTTTTCAAATAGATAATACCACCATTGCAAACACAAACAATCAAAATATATATTCAGCAAATTGGGCTCCACAAGACTCAGATTACAATGCCTCACACACCTTAAAGGTGACTGCTCAAAGCTCTAATAATGAAACTGCCACAGAGACGTTTCAATTTACTTTAAATTGTACGGGAACCAATTGCCCCAATGTATTGCCAACGATTGTATGGGACACTCCTGTAAATACGAATATTAGTCAAAATTCAGGCTTCCAACCCATAGCAATACAGACTACCGTGACAGACACAGACGGAACGATAGCTTCCGTTTCAATTACAATTGATGGCACAACGACAAGTATGTCATCTGGAGCCAACAATACATTTACATATAGTTTTACGCCCACCAATCACCAAGCATATCCACTTACAATTACGGCTACAGATAATGATGGGGGGGCAGTGAGTCTTGTCAAGACCCTAAATATTATCGATTCTCCATTTGTGCCGCTACCTAGTGGGAATATTATTTTAGGCTATGCTCACTCTTGGGAAAATACAGCAGCACCATTCTTGTATTTTAGGGATATGTTAACTTCAAAGTATAATGTAGTGATGTATTCATTTATAGAAACAGTTGGTCAAAATGGGTACACGCCTCAGTTAACAATTAACTCACCCAGATATCTAACGAATGGGGTTTATGATAAACAGCTGCTTAAGGATGACATTAATAGTTTGAGAAGTCAAGGTATCCCTGTAATTGTATCCATAGGAGGGCAAAATGGTCATGTAGAGTTAAGTACTGTTGCACAAAAAAATGAATTTGTTCAAGGGCTGAAAGACATTATTGATGAATATGGTTTTGATGGTATTGACTTAGATTTTGAAGGAGGTTCTATGGATTTCGGGGCTGGCGCCTTAACCGATTTTTCATATACAGGAATCTCTGCGTTTCCAAAACTTAAAAATGTAGTAGATGCTTTTAAAGAACTAAAGGCACATTATGGAGCTAATCTTATTTTAACATGTGCTCCTGAAACCTTTTACGTTCAGGTTGGGGGCTCAACATATACCAATACGGCTGGAGCTTTTTTACCAGTGATTCATAACTTGCGTTCTGAATTAGATTTAGTGATGGTGCAACTTTATAATACGGGATCTGTCACTGCATTAGATGGACAAGCGTATTCTCAAGCAACCCCCGATTTTCTAACGTCTATGTCAGATATGTTAATCACAGGTTTTAATGTAGCTTCAACAGGATTTAATTTTCCGGGATTACCAGCCTCAAAAATTATGGTTGGTATTCCAGCGTGCCCAGCAGCGGCACCTGCCGGAGGATATTTACAACCTTCAGAGACGATCAAAGCCTTGGGTTATTTGAGGTTTGGAACAACCTTTTCAGGGAGGAGTTACACATTGCAAAATGGCCCACATCCAGGTTTAAGAGGGGTGATGACATGGTCTGTTAACTGGGATGCGGCAGCCAATTGTGCCTCTGCGTATGAATTCTCTACAGATTATTTCAATTATTTTAGTTCAACGTTCAGTGTTGATGACCAAGTTAAGAGTGAAGTGCCAAAAGTCTATCCAAACCCTTTAGAACACAGTATAACAATTAAATCTCCACACAAAATCAACGAAATAAATATTTTCGATATCAAAGGTAATAGGTTATATCATAAATTAAACCCCGACACTTCTAGTATCGATTTAAGTGCCTTTGAAAGTACCCTTTATATAATGGAACTAAAAACGGAGTCTGGTATATTTTATAAAAAAATCCTTAAAAAGTAA
- the rplW gene encoding 50S ribosomal protein L23 — protein sequence MSILIKPIITEKASQASELRNCFSFQVNTKANKVEIKKAVEAAYGVSVEKVRTINVRPDRKTKFTKTGIQHGKTNAVKKALVQLAEGETIDLYANI from the coding sequence ATGAGTATCTTAATTAAACCAATAATCACAGAGAAAGCATCACAAGCGAGTGAGTTGAGAAACTGCTTCAGCTTTCAAGTGAATACGAAGGCGAACAAGGTAGAAATCAAAAAAGCAGTGGAAGCTGCTTACGGTGTTTCTGTTGAAAAAGTTCGTACAATAAATGTCCGTCCAGATCGAAAAACCAAGTTTACAAAAACGGGGATTCAACATGGTAAAACAAATGCTGTTAAAAAAGCACTTGTACAACTGGCGGAAGGTGAAACGATTGATTTATACGCTAATATCTAA
- the rplC gene encoding 50S ribosomal protein L3, producing MSGLIGKKIGMTSIFDANGKNMPCTVIEVGPCVVTQVRTEEVDGYSALQLGFDDKTEKSATKADLGHAKKAGTSVKRKVAEFKGFDEEYKLGDTITVEHFAEGEFVDVSGTSKGKGFQGVVKRHGFAGVGQATHGQHNRLRAPGSIGAASYPARVFKGMKMAGRMGTDTVKVQNLRVLKVVTEKNLLVIKGCVPGPKNAYLIIQK from the coding sequence ATGTCTGGGTTAATAGGAAAAAAAATCGGAATGACCAGCATCTTCGACGCGAATGGTAAAAATATGCCATGTACCGTTATAGAAGTTGGGCCATGCGTTGTTACCCAAGTCAGAACCGAAGAAGTTGATGGCTATTCAGCCCTTCAGCTTGGTTTCGATGACAAGACAGAGAAAAGTGCTACGAAAGCTGACTTAGGTCACGCCAAAAAAGCAGGTACTTCTGTTAAGAGAAAAGTCGCGGAATTTAAAGGATTTGATGAGGAGTACAAATTAGGAGACACCATAACAGTAGAGCATTTTGCCGAAGGCGAATTTGTTGATGTTTCTGGAACTTCAAAAGGTAAAGGATTTCAAGGGGTTGTAAAACGTCATGGATTTGCAGGTGTGGGTCAAGCGACTCACGGACAGCACAACCGTTTACGTGCACCAGGATCTATTGGTGCGGCTTCGTATCCAGCTAGAGTTTTCAAAGGAATGAAAATGGCAGGACGTATGGGAACCGACACAGTTAAAGTTCAAAATTTAAGAGTTTTAAAAGTAGTAACTGAAAAAAATCTACTTGTGATCAAAGGATGTGTTCCTGGTCCTAAAAACGCTTATTTAATCATTCAGAAATAA
- the rpsS gene encoding 30S ribosomal protein S19, with protein MARSLKKGPFVHYKLEKKVAANVDANKKTVIKTWSRASMITPDFVGQTIAVHNGRQFVPVYVTENMVGHKLGEFSPTRSFRGHAGAKNKGKK; from the coding sequence ATGGCAAGATCATTAAAAAAAGGACCTTTCGTTCATTATAAGTTAGAGAAAAAAGTCGCTGCTAATGTAGACGCTAACAAAAAAACAGTTATCAAAACTTGGTCTAGAGCCAGTATGATTACACCGGATTTTGTTGGACAAACAATTGCAGTACACAACGGCCGCCAATTTGTACCAGTATATGTTACTGAAAACATGGTAGGTCATAAACTAGGAGAATTTTCACCAACACGTTCATTCCGTGGACATGCAGGTGCTAAAAATAAAGGTAAAAAATAA
- the rplD gene encoding 50S ribosomal protein L4, whose translation MKVAVLDLNGKDTGRKADLSNDVFAIEPNNHAVYLDVKQYLANQRQGTHKSKERAEISGSTRKIKKQKGTGTARAGSIKSGVFRGGGRMFGPRPRNYSFKLNKNVKRLARKSAFTIKASEKSITVIEDFTFDTPKTKNFTAVLKALNLDSKKSLFVLGGSNNNVYLSSRNLKGSEVLIDSEISTYKILNANQVVLFESALKNIETNLSK comes from the coding sequence ATGAAAGTAGCAGTTTTAGATTTAAACGGAAAAGATACAGGTAGAAAGGCAGACCTTTCTAACGATGTATTTGCTATAGAGCCAAACAATCATGCGGTTTACCTAGATGTTAAGCAATATCTTGCTAACCAACGTCAAGGAACGCACAAGTCAAAAGAAAGAGCTGAGATTTCGGGAAGTACTCGAAAGATCAAGAAGCAAAAAGGAACTGGTACAGCCCGTGCGGGAAGTATCAAGTCTGGTGTTTTTAGAGGTGGTGGTCGCATGTTCGGTCCAAGACCTAGAAACTACAGCTTCAAGTTAAATAAAAATGTAAAGCGTTTAGCACGAAAGTCGGCCTTTACAATAAAAGCTTCTGAAAAATCAATTACGGTTATAGAAGACTTTACATTTGACACTCCAAAAACAAAGAACTTTACAGCTGTATTAAAGGCCTTAAACCTTGATAGCAAAAAGTCTTTATTTGTCTTGGGTGGCTCAAATAATAATGTATATTTGTCCTCGCGGAATTTAAAGGGCTCTGAAGTTTTAATAGACTCAGAAATAAGTACTTATAAAATATTAAACGCGAATCAAGTAGTGCTTTTTGAAAGCGCTTTAAAGAATATTGAAACGAATTTAAGTAAATAA
- the rpsG gene encoding 30S ribosomal protein S7, protein MRKKQAKKRPLLPDPKFNDQLVTRFVNMMMWDGKKSTAFKIFYDAIEIVDEKKTDEEKTALEIWKDALSNVMPHVEVRSRRVGGATFQIPMQIRPDRKISTAMKWLISFSRKRNEKSMALKLASEVLAAAKEEGAAVKKRTDTHKMAEANKAFSHFRF, encoded by the coding sequence ATGAGAAAAAAACAAGCGAAAAAAAGACCGCTGTTGCCAGATCCGAAATTTAACGATCAATTGGTAACACGTTTCGTTAACATGATGATGTGGGATGGCAAAAAGTCAACCGCATTCAAAATTTTTTATGATGCGATTGAAATCGTTGACGAAAAGAAAACTGACGAAGAAAAAACAGCTTTAGAAATCTGGAAAGATGCTCTATCTAATGTGATGCCACACGTAGAAGTACGTAGCCGTCGTGTTGGAGGTGCCACCTTCCAAATTCCAATGCAAATACGACCAGATCGTAAAATATCAACTGCGATGAAGTGGTTGATTAGTTTTTCAAGAAAACGTAATGAAAAATCTATGGCTTTAAAGTTAGCCTCTGAAGTTTTAGCTGCGGCTAAAGAAGAAGGTGCTGCTGTTAAAAAACGTACAGACACTCACAAGATGGCTGAAGCGAATAAAGCATTCTCACACTTTAGATTTTAA